In Raphanus sativus cultivar WK10039 chromosome 5, ASM80110v3, whole genome shotgun sequence, the following proteins share a genomic window:
- the LOC108861164 gene encoding translocase of chloroplast 33, chloroplastic isoform X3, whose product MGSIVREWVGFQQFPAATQEKLFEFFAKLKQKDMNSLTVVVMGKGGVGKSSTVNSLIGEQVVRVSPFQAEGLRPVMVSRTMGGFTINIIDTPGLVEAGYVNHQALELIKGSVSSIPWFLVNRTIDVLLYVDRLDVYRVDELDKQVVQAITQTFGKEIWCKTLLVLTHAQFSPPDDLSHENFSSKRSDSLLKTIRAGAKMGKQQFEDSAIEVVYAENSGRCSKNDKEEKALPNGEAWIPNLVKAITDVATNQKKAIHVDKKMVDGSYSDDKGKKLIPLIIAAQCFVVKMIQGAIKSDVKISGKPL is encoded by the exons ATGGGGTCCATTGTTCGTGAATGGGTTGGGTTTCAGCAATTTCCAGCAGCTACCCAGGAAAAGTTATTTGAATTCTTCGCCAAATTGAAGCAAAAg GATATGAACTCGCTGACAGTTGTTGTTATGGGCAAAGGCGGTGTCGGAAAATCATCCACTGTCAACTCTCTTATTGGTGAACAAGTTGTCCGTGTCAGTCCTTTCCAG GCAGAAGGTTTGAGGCCAGTGATGGTTTCAAGAACAATGGGAGGCTTCACTATTAACATTATTGACACCCCTGGTCTTGTGGAAGCTGGTTATGTCAATCACCAAGCCCTCGAATTAATCAAAGGGTCAGTCAGTAGTATTCCCTG GTTTCTTGTGAACAGAACCATAGATGTGTTGCTCTATGTTGATCGTCTGGATGTGTATAGAGTGGATGAGCTAGATAAGCAAGTTGTTCAAGCAATCACCCAAACCTTTGGAAAAGAGATATGGTGCAAAACCTTGCTTGTTTTGACTCATGCTCAGTTCTCCCCACCCGATGACCTTTCCCATGAAAATTTTTCCTCAAAGAGATCAGATTCTCTGCTCAAAACTATCCGCGCTGGTGCCAAGATGGGGAAACAACAATTTGAG GATTCTGCAATTGAGGTTGTATATGCGGAGAACAGTGGAAGATGCAGCAAGAATGACAAGGAAGAAAAG GCATTACCGAATGGTGAAGCGTGGATCCCGAACCTGGTTAAGGCGATAACGGATGTAGCAACAAATCAGAAGAAAGCGATTCATGTAGACAAGAAGATGGTGGATGGATCTTACTCTGATGATAAAGGAAAGAAACTCATCCCTCTTATCATTGCCGCTCAG tgcTTTGTCGTTAAGATGATCCAAGGAGCAATCAAAAGTGACGTCAAGATAAGTGGAAAGCCACTTTAA
- the LOC108861164 gene encoding translocase of chloroplast 33, chloroplastic isoform X1, producing the protein MDIVFLFRTLEKAHTTVRSFQNVKGVFGVMGSIVREWVGFQQFPAATQEKLFEFFAKLKQKDMNSLTVVVMGKGGVGKSSTVNSLIGEQVVRVSPFQAEGLRPVMVSRTMGGFTINIIDTPGLVEAGYVNHQALELIKGSVSSIPWFLVNRTIDVLLYVDRLDVYRVDELDKQVVQAITQTFGKEIWCKTLLVLTHAQFSPPDDLSHENFSSKRSDSLLKTIRAGAKMGKQQFEDSAIEVVYAENSGRCSKNDKEEKALPNGEAWIPNLVKAITDVATNQKKAIHVDKKMVDGSYSDDKGKKLIPLIIAAQCFVVKMIQGAIKSDVKISGKPL; encoded by the exons ATGGACATTGTTTTCCTCTTCAGAACGCTTGAGAAAGCCCACACAACGGTACGTTCCTTTCAAAATGTAAAAG GGGTTTTTGGAGTGATGGGGTCCATTGTTCGTGAATGGGTTGGGTTTCAGCAATTTCCAGCAGCTACCCAGGAAAAGTTATTTGAATTCTTCGCCAAATTGAAGCAAAAg GATATGAACTCGCTGACAGTTGTTGTTATGGGCAAAGGCGGTGTCGGAAAATCATCCACTGTCAACTCTCTTATTGGTGAACAAGTTGTCCGTGTCAGTCCTTTCCAG GCAGAAGGTTTGAGGCCAGTGATGGTTTCAAGAACAATGGGAGGCTTCACTATTAACATTATTGACACCCCTGGTCTTGTGGAAGCTGGTTATGTCAATCACCAAGCCCTCGAATTAATCAAAGGGTCAGTCAGTAGTATTCCCTG GTTTCTTGTGAACAGAACCATAGATGTGTTGCTCTATGTTGATCGTCTGGATGTGTATAGAGTGGATGAGCTAGATAAGCAAGTTGTTCAAGCAATCACCCAAACCTTTGGAAAAGAGATATGGTGCAAAACCTTGCTTGTTTTGACTCATGCTCAGTTCTCCCCACCCGATGACCTTTCCCATGAAAATTTTTCCTCAAAGAGATCAGATTCTCTGCTCAAAACTATCCGCGCTGGTGCCAAGATGGGGAAACAACAATTTGAG GATTCTGCAATTGAGGTTGTATATGCGGAGAACAGTGGAAGATGCAGCAAGAATGACAAGGAAGAAAAG GCATTACCGAATGGTGAAGCGTGGATCCCGAACCTGGTTAAGGCGATAACGGATGTAGCAACAAATCAGAAGAAAGCGATTCATGTAGACAAGAAGATGGTGGATGGATCTTACTCTGATGATAAAGGAAAGAAACTCATCCCTCTTATCATTGCCGCTCAG tgcTTTGTCGTTAAGATGATCCAAGGAGCAATCAAAAGTGACGTCAAGATAAGTGGAAAGCCACTTTAA
- the LOC108857803 gene encoding LOW QUALITY PROTEIN: transcription factor HFR1 (The sequence of the model RefSeq protein was modified relative to this genomic sequence to represent the inferred CDS: inserted 2 bases in 2 codons), with protein sequence MGLGWRNDVESLAVEDQDISVRARSGKDRQINGLKWSYHYFDRDQADVHVQIVPDISKEEDNLEKNMTSVVPDEHSETGDHHLHIXDYSDSSYNRLYXRNRHAKRKRRRVQIFSDDESEDFTRKVPLVTRKSSKKRRRDEMMSNKMRTLQQLVPNCHKTDMVSVLDKTIEYMKNLQLQFQVMSIMGMNPYIPQAILNFGMHNHLLTAMGIAHGLNPVKQMTLSPVLPWSWLSPPFINLSFPYSSHQSLLTTPASSQYLCGLVPCPKFL encoded by the exons ATGGGACTGGGATGGAGAAACGATGTCGAATCACTTGCTGTGGAAGATCAAGATATATCAGTAAGAGCAAGAAGTGGTAAAGATCGTCAGATCAACGGCTTAAAATGGAGCTACCACTATTTTGATCGTGATCAGGCAGATGTTCATGTTCAAATTGTTCCAGATATTAGTAAAGAAGAAGACAACTTGGAGAAAAACATGACGTCTGTTGTTCCTGATGAACATTCTGAAACTGGTGATCATCATCTTCATA AAGATTATTCAGATAGTTCATATAATCGACTTT TGAGAAACAGGCATGCGAAGCGGAAACGGCGTCGCGTTCAGATCTTTAGTGAT GATGAATCAGAGGATTTTACTAGAAAGGTTCCTTTAGTGACAAGAAAAAGTTCCAAGAAAAGACGAAGAGACGAGATGATGAGTAACAAGATGCGTACTCTACAGCAGCTTGTTCCTAATTGTCACAAG ACGGATATGGTTTCGGTTCTCGATAAGACCATTGAGTATATGAAAAATCTTCAACTTCAATTCCAG GTGATGTCAATAATGGGAATGAATCCATATATTCCTCAGGCGATATTAAACTTTGGAATGCATAACCACCTTTTGACGGCTATGGGTATTGCTCACGGCCTAAACCCAGTCAAACAGATGACCCTTTCACCGGTACTCCCGTGGTCTTGGCTGTCGCCACCGTTTATTAATCTTTCATTCCCATACTCATCTCATCAATCTCTCTTGACTACACCAGCTTCTTCTCAGTATCTTTGTGGTTTGGTTCCTTGTCCAAagtttctttga
- the LOC108861164 gene encoding translocase of chloroplast 33, chloroplastic isoform X2: MDIVFLFRTLEKAHTTVRSFQNVKGVFGVMGSIVREWVGFQQFPAATQEKLFEFFAKLKQKDMNSLTVVVMGKGGVGKSSTVNSLIGEQVVRVSPFQAEGLRPVMVSRTMGGFTINIIDTPGLVEAGYVNHQALELIKGFLVNRTIDVLLYVDRLDVYRVDELDKQVVQAITQTFGKEIWCKTLLVLTHAQFSPPDDLSHENFSSKRSDSLLKTIRAGAKMGKQQFEDSAIEVVYAENSGRCSKNDKEEKALPNGEAWIPNLVKAITDVATNQKKAIHVDKKMVDGSYSDDKGKKLIPLIIAAQCFVVKMIQGAIKSDVKISGKPL, translated from the exons ATGGACATTGTTTTCCTCTTCAGAACGCTTGAGAAAGCCCACACAACGGTACGTTCCTTTCAAAATGTAAAAG GGGTTTTTGGAGTGATGGGGTCCATTGTTCGTGAATGGGTTGGGTTTCAGCAATTTCCAGCAGCTACCCAGGAAAAGTTATTTGAATTCTTCGCCAAATTGAAGCAAAAg GATATGAACTCGCTGACAGTTGTTGTTATGGGCAAAGGCGGTGTCGGAAAATCATCCACTGTCAACTCTCTTATTGGTGAACAAGTTGTCCGTGTCAGTCCTTTCCAG GCAGAAGGTTTGAGGCCAGTGATGGTTTCAAGAACAATGGGAGGCTTCACTATTAACATTATTGACACCCCTGGTCTTGTGGAAGCTGGTTATGTCAATCACCAAGCCCTCGAATTAATCAAAGG GTTTCTTGTGAACAGAACCATAGATGTGTTGCTCTATGTTGATCGTCTGGATGTGTATAGAGTGGATGAGCTAGATAAGCAAGTTGTTCAAGCAATCACCCAAACCTTTGGAAAAGAGATATGGTGCAAAACCTTGCTTGTTTTGACTCATGCTCAGTTCTCCCCACCCGATGACCTTTCCCATGAAAATTTTTCCTCAAAGAGATCAGATTCTCTGCTCAAAACTATCCGCGCTGGTGCCAAGATGGGGAAACAACAATTTGAG GATTCTGCAATTGAGGTTGTATATGCGGAGAACAGTGGAAGATGCAGCAAGAATGACAAGGAAGAAAAG GCATTACCGAATGGTGAAGCGTGGATCCCGAACCTGGTTAAGGCGATAACGGATGTAGCAACAAATCAGAAGAAAGCGATTCATGTAGACAAGAAGATGGTGGATGGATCTTACTCTGATGATAAAGGAAAGAAACTCATCCCTCTTATCATTGCCGCTCAG tgcTTTGTCGTTAAGATGATCCAAGGAGCAATCAAAAGTGACGTCAAGATAAGTGGAAAGCCACTTTAA